Genomic DNA from Porites lutea chromosome 4, jaPorLute2.1, whole genome shotgun sequence:
TAGTGTTCTGTTTGATCTCTGACTGGTTCGCCAAACACATAGTTGTGAAGCCTCCCCATGGCGAACGGCTATTCCTATCAATTCTCTCTCCATGTTAGAATAGCGTTCCTCGTCGGGAGTGAGGGTTCTGAACACGTAGATGACGGCagcatggaatctatttgttagaTGTTTGcccttattttcttcaaaacaatgtataataaaaacaatggaaaaccaTTAAACCGCCAGTCCAagaaagtggtcgcggtcgcttacaggaggtggtcgtttacgagagatTCCAATTGTAAGGCTTCGACTGCGAACGTTTTGGTGTTTTGATACTTGGGCGCTTACAGGAGGTCGTCGCatatggaggtttgactgtattatatATGTAAGTACTATAGTTGGCACCGAATTTACCGGGGGGATCTCATTAACTATCGGAGGAATACATTAAcaccgatgacgtcatagccttctgtctttatctcatgaataaaatgcggagGAATCTCAATCTCTTCTCTTTTTGTGTTTCAAATATAATAGAAACAACAGACCCACTATCCTTGACGGGTTTAACTTGTTTCTCATGTTCTAGTTTTATTCAACCGGTTTAATAGGTTTTTAGAtcgatgatgtcatagtttatttttaattgtgtgCGTTAAATATCCAATATGATAATGTCCAAGTTGTGTTTTGATTGGTGGACTCCTTTCAAGCCAGACACGAGATACCCTttcaaaaactttattgaaaaataattacaaagagaataaaatatataaaaatttgaaagggataaaaaaattcaatcaTCTTCTTCCCCTTGGAatacttgtaatttttttttgcaacgtTGGGCTCGAAATTTCGTATGGCTGGCTCGTCTCTTCTGTTTACCATgagaatcatcatcatcatccaaataatttataTATTGAATGCGACGCCTTTTGCGTTTCGGAGCTGGCgatggggtttctactgtgggaggaggggtcagaAAATAAGGATTTAAGGATGGTGATGCGGTGGAACCTTCTGTTTCAGGTTTTTGAACGATGGCTGCCTGTTTTAAGCCCGGTGTTACGTTAAAGGGGTTAAGGAAAGTGGAGAATACtgttgctgtcgaagaatccTTTGTGCTTGATGTTAAGTCTTGGATACCGCTGATTATTTCTTCTGGTCGTcttcttgtatttttaaatacaattaaaatTGTTCTTTGAAAGCaaggtatctgttttgcaatTGAAGGTACCGCTTAGCTTTTTAACCGTCACTTCTCGAAGgtcgtttcgagaaagcacaTCGTCCATGTTGCCCTGTATCTCTTGAATAGCTGGAAGAAGCGGGACAGGTGAAAGATTTTGCTGCTTTAGATATTTCAGGAGGTCTTGAGGAGTATTGTCATAAAATCCTACTTGGTTAAGGCCTTCGTCACTGGGTAGGACGTTTATTCGTAGTCCACAATTATCTTGTGTGGTGGTTTTCAGATCAATTAGTACCTAACCAAagggtctttttacagcctcttcgtactggtttaaaaagaaatcagtctgCCCGGGATTCATTTGCTCGGCGAGAATCAAAATTTACAATTTGTCTCGAGGGTTCTTGAATAGCATCAAGTAGTGACTGCTTAAGCTTATTCTGCGGCTACCTTCCCCTaatgaaatagattctgcacggTATAAATCACGCttagattgcgatgatgagaaccacgagtcAAGAGGTTCACgattcgcttgtctttactggcgtaaATCAtttgatcatcaaacacgatcaaattccgttttTTCACATCAAACTAGGACTCCTACTCCAAAGCCGTGGGAATTCTCTTGACAAATTCAATGTATGGCatggccactagcatttctgtatacgcaggttgccattgtgaataacaccaaactaTCCTCTCCGGCGGAAGTTAAATCGCCTCTGAAGCTTGCTATAATAGAGATCGAACCCAGTCTTTCTTTACAGACCCAGTCATCCCAGCAACAATGCACATGAAAGGACGCTCGAAGCGAAACCGCTCAGAATCACATGCCTTTGCATTCTATCCTTTTTACTAAACGAGTTTTCGCAAACGGAGCAgaaccaactcatgtcaactTCTGAGGAGcagaatgtagactgagaaaaaGGTAGAATGTTGCGCATTTGTATAGGTTTACTCCTCctcttccaccaccaccaccaaaaccaccacatttctattgtttttttttaccaccaccaccactgcatttctatttttttgttttaccacCGCCCCAACATTTCTATTTTTCCCTccaaatcattctataaaagaCTGTAAATTACCACAATTAGTTCAGTTTGTATCAATGTCTCAAGTTGTCAAGAGCAACCGTGGTTTTCTTCAACTGATAGCTGTTTCTCCAGCTCATCAGCGCCACTTTCTCTTACGGACAGCCACTCCACAACAACTACATGGATTAGTCCAAGTGTTATGCAATGTCCTTAAGGTATACATTCTCATGCccgaagaaaataagcggaACGTGTTCACATACAAAGATGCTGTAGTAAACGTAGCAGAAACAAATGtcccttacaaaacaaaaaagtgaatCCTTGTACAAGAGGATGATGGTTTTATTCAAGGCCTAGTGGTCCCTGCTGTTATAAGTTTAGGGTTTTTGATGCTATAAAAGAGGAAACGAAACTATAAGTTACTGATTTGAAGCCTACCTTCCATCTGTACTGGTCGAGATAAAGAGAAAGATAGACTTGGTAGGTGGAAGCGAGGATGAAGAACGAAGGATTAAAGATGTCTTTAGTAATCTTTCTCAAGCGGTGTATAAACAGCGTGTTTCTTATTTGTTGCATAGCATGGCTACAAATAATCTATTCTGGACTCCCCACGGACAGTTGCTTCGAGATAAACACATAATTCCTGTGACAAATATCGCAGAGCTATTTGAGTACGTCCTACTACCACATAACGATGACGTGACCAAACCTTGCGCGCTAAATACGTTCTTAGATGGACTTGCGGAGTTTCTTTCtatcaacctcgtccctagggcgcttttccctggcttagaggtggggcgggaaaaggccctggcatcggccaGCCACATGACCACCAAACACCCAGAATATGTGGGTGTACTAAATTAGCATACGATGGCATACGATAAAAAAACATCGAAGATGGCGGGTAGATCAGAGTTTTTATTAGTGCTTCGCCAAGTCGGATTTTCCTTGAGTAACGAAAACTTTCCATCGCTTAATTTTAAATCTCTTTAAAGGCCAGGATGTTATTGGAGTCTTACCAACTGGATCTGGCAAGTCGATGCTATTTCTCGACTGTATCGTTCTCGCCACGATAAAGCCGGAACAACTAaagttgctcttgtaaaagcaactaAGCGCAAAGCTTACCCGGCAACTAATGAGGTTGGTGTGGAGAAACGAAACcgtggtcttgcctgatcacaaagtggcaataacaaaacagtccaaacaCTGTTAAGCGTTATTATTCAAAACGAAGGAAGGAaatacgcgctccagtcaaaagactcatattatctttagaaaaacaccaAGCTGGAGTCTACtaagtcacaatgcaattctccgTAGTTGATGCAGCTccagtttaagctgcacttcattcttaCACTTTTGaacctgtaaatcactatccgtgataatttaagAACATTCATGAAAGAAAACTGacaagctgggcccagcgtgataaaCATTGCAGAGAAACATTACTTTCACGGAGtaaagaaaatcacttagttattcagatccaaaaggcactttgaaaaaatttacaacCCTTATTCAACCGTAATAAAAAGCtctacgcttcaaaagaggtcaaagaaaatgctcttacACCAGAGGGAAAATCCTGCCGACCAAAAACAAAagccacagtaaatcgatatgtgtgcaatgacctctcagtgtgaagcAAGCGGCCCGGTAAacatgtagaaccttccagagcataatctacctagcagaagaaaaaaacttattagaacaagcagcattttggcatgaggtaaaagtcgtgtaggcctaccacccccttttatttcGGCTCACCCACATCGAAGTTTTCGGGTGACATATCCTTTGACAGACACTTCGACGGCTAATGCGAAGACGGCGGTGAAAGTTGAACGCATCGCTTTACAGAATATTCAGACAGTGTATTGTCTACAGATTGAGCTCTCCAAATAAACTGATACATTTTGTCTATGAATGTAACGCCACCCCTACATAACACTGCGAACCTCGTATCGTCCTCAGAAATTTTTATAACATTGCCACAGGTTTTATAAACCTTCGAATACAGATCTCTAGATAAGCCGGCCTTGCTGAATATTCGAAGCATATAGCGACTCTCATGAGAACCACCACACAGCCTGCAAACTGGATTTCTTGCAGAAATCTTCGTTGAAGTGGACATGCTTTCCGCCATTTCGATTTCGCaataatgcataaattattttcattgaGCCATTTTTTTACATGGATTACCTAAATCAATCGACCATTCAAAATGACGGATTGGCgggccgatgccagggccttttcccgcctcacctccaaagccagtgaaaagcgccctggggacgagattgtcTTTCTATGTAGAAAAGAGATGACATAGTGATTACGAAGCCCGAGACAGGTTCTGGCGTTGTTGTCATGACCAAGTCCGATTATGATCGTTTACTGTGTGAAGCGTCGATAAACGATAATACCAAATTCATCCCCGTCGGGCCGGAGAGACCAACAACGAGAGGAAGACCACCAAAATACTACCATCCTTTATTTGAGAAAGAGAAGCATCTTGAATCGGTCGTTCATTGAATATTTCCCAAGAAAATAGCGGATTCTCTCTGCATTAAAGCCCCAGGCTATCCCACCTCTATGGCCTCCCAAAGATCCATAAAGAACGTCTTTCAATGACACCTACTGTATCTGCAACAGATACGTATGACTACGCTCTGGCCAAGTGGCTCGAGGAGAAGTTAAAACCTTTAGAGGTCAATGAGTACACGATCTCTgatgtttttcaattttctgaAGAGATACAGCAGTTTCAAATCAGTGATAATAATTTCATGGTGTCATATGATGTCACAGCCGTCTTCACCAATGTGTCGTTAGATGAAACTATTCAAATTCTGGCAAAGCAATCCTTCACCGGGAACTGGTTCAACAGCTCACACAACCTCAACATCAGTGAAAGTGACTTAATCGAATTACTTACAATTGCCAATAAAGATCAACTTTTCCAGTTCAATGGCGCTTTGTACCAGCAAGTAGTCAGCGTTGCGATGAGACCACCACTGGGACCACTGATGGCGAACACCTTCATGTGCTCCACGGAAGAAAAACTAGCAAATGAGAACAAGCTTTCCGATTTCTACAGGAGGTATGTCGACGATACCTTCGCGCCAGTACCTGACCTCCCCGCTGCCGATGATTTCCTTGCAACCTTGAACGACGCACACCAAGCAATTCAATTTACAGTGCAAACTGCAGTTAACAATAAGTTACCCTTTCTTGGCATGGTAAACATCAAGACCCATGAGGagacacaaagggcttgcactgtaagtatcccggaaggctccatacaattccttataattttgttataaggaattgtatggagccttccaggagacttttcttcattagcttaggcgcggcggattttgtcacgtatgatcagcgcgaggtgtttttcccgacacccttctgtcaggaaaatgtcatcatatgaaagcaaaccagacacgatcgcgtcggcaggccgaagccggcaaaaataaaaggcttttcttcttccagttttgtttcgatgtggtcaaaataaatcaggtttgtaggttgtaggtaataaaatattgtcttattcagttctcaaggacctttagaaaacgagataattgacaagagaaagaagcgtgaaaacgcttttctggaagaaaatatattttaattctcgcagcaattttgcgaaatcgcgaagcgtaatatattcagtttcttccaaagccgtcatgattaagcagtgtaatgccatcacaactaaaaatgaatttagtttgtatcgcaaaagccatgaaaatagagatgaaacaaaaaatggatcggaaaaattaataaaatcaccaaaaaaccgtCTGGCGGtagctttgtcaaacaaaccgttggtttatttaacctaacctggaaaaggagacgtctgcacgcagaattCATTTCATACTACATATAGTTGTGATTTCGGGAACGGACCTAaggagcctcattgccgtaatatcttctacattgcagaaactacagcagaatcgccctgctcgcgtgctaactttccgttccaattatgactatacagtaccagtgaattgtttcgaaatttaaaggggcgaaatttatttccatcagcgcgtagttagctagttaagcaataataatacACAGCactagaatatctgacggcttcgcgttttgttcgtcgctgcatgcgatttaatcgcttataacctaacagaaaatgcatgaatacaaacaagctcgctgttccacaaccccgcactgaattttaaaagagaagccTTTCTTATAACGGAAGAGTGTTGTAGAACAGCTTGTCTCTGAAGGAgcggcaataatttttttaaaggaaaattaaaaaacctctATTTAGATATATGTATCTTTACACAAGGCCTAAATGTGAAGCAGGTTTTTCATTGttatatcgttattattttagtttttatctggtTATATTTCTATACCTGAATGTAAATATACCTAAGGGAAATACCGTGTTTACCTTAcctctgtgatgtgtgtaaatttgtcttttgctatgattttagacaatacgacttctcctgactatcaattgtgcgtcaaaacaatgtatcaaGCGCGCGATAAAGAAATTGTCCAAGTGCCACGGTGcagcactttatgacaaagtgttaactggaaaacttgttgccatctgatgtacacccgtatagtttatgtttgtaagctctacctaaaataatcactgggttacactgcacccatgggtgtgccacctaaagtgcagcctgtggatgttagctctacctaaagaatcactgggttacactgcacccatgggtgtgccacctaaagtgcagcctatgtttgttagctctacctaaagaatcactgggttacactgcacccatgggtgtgccacctaaagtgcagcctatgtttgttagctctacctaaagaatcactgggttacactgcacccatgggtgtgccacctaaagtgcagcctatgtttgtcagctctacctaaagaatcactgggttacactgcacccatgggtgtgccacctaaagtgcagcctatgtttgttagctctacctaaagaatcactgggttacactgcacccatgggtgtgccacctaaagtgcagcctatgtttgtaagctctgcctaaagaatcactgggttacactgcacccatgggtgtgccacctaaagtgcagcctatgtttgttagctctgcctaaagaattactgggttacactgcacccatgggtgtgccacctaaagtgcagcctatgtttgttagctctgcctaaagaattactgggttacactgcacccatgggtgtgccacctaaagtgcagcctatgtttgttagctctacctaaagaatcactgggttacactgcgctCTGTGACGGACGTTTACCTCGCGCTCTCTtcagagacaaaaaagctatagtctgtttggccaaaaatcaagctttgttccccctaaaaatttgacaccatattgggccccgaaagacgttaaaagttcctccacaatagaagagtgttttgctagaggttAGAAACATTTGgcttacatgagtttcaatataaagatgcaaaaacttatcagcataattatagcacacaaacattgtcatcaaactcctggcatgtagcctgaataagccaagcaaatatgaataaagcatataaccagaaatattcgtcaaatggtctcgttaagtaaattatacttcactttgcgaaagaaatttatctcttgtatccgtgttacgcatcgaaaaagcgaggagtcatcgcatgacattaggtaacagaggtaatacccacgggtttcacgaattccaattccacgatttttcgccgagtaacaaatttaaaacttcaattcttaccttacagttgtcggttcatttaccttacattcgcCAACACTAGTAAACAtggacaaaacgatgaaatccggcactcttctttcagaagtagcaagccgcatgaagtaaaatccaccgatatgcgctgcattctcaccacaaatataaacatttgtcgtggagaaaatacgacgaggaggaaaaaatgccagatcttcgcctcggcaatgtattctagctaccaagccggcgtatctccagaaggtggactacAAGTGGGACAAACCCTGTGATTTTTTCAGGAgcgctttgcgcgcaaactaatttattctggcgcgaaatgaagattaagaaaatgtatctgaaatctaatacacgacaagaaaattttcgcactttcgaggagcgcgacatattaaatgggattaagtcggattagctgccagcggagaaaacatccctgcgtgagattgtacttccagtaaaaagcctctgtgtcctctcatgatAATCGCCTTAACACCTGTGACTACAGGAAAAAGACCAACAAAGGACTTGCTACACTATCAACGCCACGATGACAATAGATATAAAAGATCACTTTTAAGAACTATGATTGATCGTGCTAACCGGCTATCTTCCTTCCCAGCGCTATTCAGTCAAGAATGTAAAGAACTGAAATCCATTTTCCTGAAATGGAAATATCCAGAGAAGTTGATAGATTTTGCTTTTGCCAGATTTCAAGCTACTCTTGGGCAGAACCAAGAGTCCATCGCTCCAGCTGACAATCCTGTTCGGATAGTTTTACCATTTAAAGACTAGAAGTCTGACGACTTCGTGCGCCAAGAATTACGCAGCCCTAGTAGAAAAATCGATCATGTGTTACAGCCAGCATTTACGAGTAGAGAAATCTCTGAAGATCTGAAAGTTACAGAAAGAAAGCCCGTTTTAGTAAACCAACAGCGCGTTGTTTACCAATTTAAATGTAGTTCGTGTGATGCAAATTATATCGGTTACACAAGCCGCCACCTTCATCTACGCATTAACAAGCACAGATACTCCGTAATTGGCAAACACATCTAAGAAAAACACCAACAAGAGCCAACTAACATCCAAGAACGTTTAAAGATCCTTCTGAAATGCAGAGGAAAGTTCGAGTGCCTCATTTATGAGATGTCATTAATAAAGGAAAAGAGACCATCCTTAAACACTCAACCCGACTCCATTTCAGCAAAACTTTTCATTTAATTATTTCGTTCTTTTTTAGTGTTCTTCAAATTTAATGTATTTTACACCGTCGTTTGAATTGGCTTGGGTTGTTGAGGGACATCTCtgtaagacaccatcgaagttcaggaatttaCATGACAGGccgaagaagaaaaaaagcaaacgcGCTAGAATTCTGGCACTCaattttatcaaaaaataaggattttaacAATGGCAATTCGCTACGGCTGACGGAACAATATGTTATTTCGCCTTGCTACTATTCGAAACGAGGAAACCTTGCAGccgttaaataagttattttagtcACGTTTCACTAAATTTACCGGACTTCGATGCTTTCGTTTGGAGGCCGCCTTCAGGAATCCAAGCTAATTCTCAGGTATGTTTTAGATGGATTtctaaatgtgtgaataaatgaggactgggaaaatttgagGCTATACCACATGCAAAATAA
This window encodes:
- the LOC140934394 gene encoding uncharacterized protein, translating into MTPTVSATDTYDYALAKWLEEKLKPLEVNEYTISDVFQFSEEIQQFQISDNNFMVSYDVTAVFTNVSLDETIQILAKQSFTGNWFNSSHNLNISESDLIELLTIANKDQLFQFNGALYQQVVSVAMRPPLGPLMANTFMCSTEEKLANENKLSDFYRRYVDDTFAPVPDLPAADDFLATLNDAHQAIQFTVQTAVNNKLPFLGMVNIKTHEETQRACTVRKRPTKDLLHYQRHDDNRYKRSLLRTMIDRANRLSSFPALFSQECKELKSIFLKWKYPEKLIDFAFARFQATLGQNQESIAPADNPVRIVLPFKD